The Manis javanica isolate MJ-LG chromosome 4, MJ_LKY, whole genome shotgun sequence genome contains a region encoding:
- the NPPB gene encoding natriuretic peptides B isoform X2, which translates to MDPQTVLPRALLLFLFLHLSPLGGRSSPLPGPSTSSDLSGMQELLDGLRDTVSELQAEQMALELPQQVRVLEEAWEATETASSGVSGPLDSTLQARRGLRSPKMMRNSGCFGRRLDRIGSLSGLGCNVLRRY; encoded by the exons ATGGACCCCCAGACCGTGCTGCCCCGGGCGCTGCTGCTGTTCTTGTTCTTGCACCTGTCGCCGCTGGGTGGTCgctcctcccctctgcctggcCCCAGCACCTCCTCGGATCTGTCGGGAATGCAG GAGCTGCTGGACGGTCTGCGGGACACAGTTTCGGAGCTGCAGGCAGAGCAGATGGCCCTGGAGCTGCCCCAGCAGGTCCGAGTCCTGGAAGAAGCCTGGGAGGCCACTGAGACAGCCTCCTCGGGGGTCTCTGGGCCCCTAGACAGCACTCTCCAGGCCCGGCGAGGACTACGCAGTCCCAAGATGATGCGCAACTCAGGCTGCTTCGGGCGGAGGCTGGACAGGATAGGCTCCCTAAGCGGCCTAGGCTGCAATG TGCTGAGGAGGTATTAA
- the NPPB gene encoding natriuretic peptides B isoform X1, with protein MDPQTVLPRALLLFLFLHLSPLGGRSSPLPGPSTSSDLSGMQELLDGLRDTVSELQAEQMALELPQQVRVLEEAWEATETASSGVSGPLDSTLQARRGLRSPKMMRNSGCFGRRLDRIGSLSGLGCNDEETAAQRDGLL; from the exons ATGGACCCCCAGACCGTGCTGCCCCGGGCGCTGCTGCTGTTCTTGTTCTTGCACCTGTCGCCGCTGGGTGGTCgctcctcccctctgcctggcCCCAGCACCTCCTCGGATCTGTCGGGAATGCAG GAGCTGCTGGACGGTCTGCGGGACACAGTTTCGGAGCTGCAGGCAGAGCAGATGGCCCTGGAGCTGCCCCAGCAGGTCCGAGTCCTGGAAGAAGCCTGGGAGGCCACTGAGACAGCCTCCTCGGGGGTCTCTGGGCCCCTAGACAGCACTCTCCAGGCCCGGCGAGGACTACGCAGTCCCAAGATGATGCGCAACTCAGGCTGCTTCGGGCGGAGGCTGGACAGGATAGGCTCCCTAAGCGGCCTAGGCTGCAATG ATGAGGAGACTGCGGCCCAGAGAGATGGACTACTCTAA